Proteins encoded together in one Salvelinus fontinalis isolate EN_2023a chromosome 6, ASM2944872v1, whole genome shotgun sequence window:
- the stx3b gene encoding syntaxin 3b isoform X6 encodes MKDRLEQLKATCDNDDEEVEIAIDNAAFMDEFFSQIEDIRNSIDKIDENVSEVKKLYSVILSAPTSDQKTQDDLEAVTNDIKKMANNARNKLKTIERNLESEEEERISADMRIRKSQHAVLSRKFVDVMTKYNEAQLDFRERSKGRIQRQLEITGKATTDEELEEMLEGGNSAVFTSGIMDSGISKQALSEIEARHKDIVRLESSIKELHDMFVDIAMLVESQGDIVNNIEAQVCKAQDHIAVAKTETKKAIRYQSKARKGGMIERIESNMDQSVGFVERAVADTKKAAKFQQEARRKKMMITLCCAIIGIVGFSYLYSFFS; translated from the exons ACATGCGACAATGACGATGAGGAAGTGGAAATTGCTATTGACAATGCAGCTTTTATGGATGAGTTCTTCTCTCAG ATTGAGGACATCAGGAACAGTATTGATAAGATTGATGAGAATGTCTCTGAAGTCAAGAAGCTCTACTCAGTCATACTGTCTGCCCCCACATCAGACCAGA AAACGCAGGATGACTTGGAGGCTGTCACCAACGACATCAAGAAGATGGCTAACAATGCCCGCAACAAACTCAAAA CCATCGAGAGGAATCTggagtctgaggaagaggagaggatttCAGCCGACATGCGGATACGCAAATCACAG CATGCAGTGCTGTCCAGGAAGTTTGTAGACGTGATGACCAAGTACAACGAGGCCCAGCTGGACTTCAGGGAGAGGAGTAAAGGACGCATCCAGAGACAGCTAGAGATCA CTGGCAAAGCTACGACAGACGAGGAGCTTGAAGAGATGTTAGAGGGTGGAAACTCGGCCGTTTTCACTTCAGGG ATCATGGACTCCGGGATCTCGAAGCAGGCTCTCAGTGAGATCGAGGCGCGACACAAAGACATTGTGCGTCTGGAGAGCAGCATCAAAGAGCTACATGACATGTTCGTGGACATCGCCATGCTAGTGGAGAGCCAG ggtgACATTGTAAACAATATAGAAGCTCAAGTGTGTAAAGCGCAGGACCACATAGCAGTGGCTAAGACTGAGACCAAAAAAGCCATCAGGTACCAGAGCAAAGCACGCAAG GGTGGAATGATTGAAAGGATTGAGAGCAACATGGACCAATCCGTGGGCTTCGTGGAGCGGGCGGTAGCTGACACTAAGAAAGCCGCCAAGTTTCAGCAGGAGGCCCGTCGT AAGAAGATGATGATCACATTGTGCTGTGCCATTATCGGGATCGTTGGGTTTTCCTATTTGTATAGTTTCTTCTCATAG
- the stx3b gene encoding syntaxin 3b isoform X4, translating to MKDRLEQLKATCDNDDEEVEIAIDNAAFMDEFFSQIEDIRNSIDKIDENVSEVKKLYSVILSAPTSDQKTQDDLEAVTNDIKKMANNARNKLKTIERNLESEEEERISADMRIRKSQHAVLSRKFVDVMTKYNEAQLDFRERSKGRIQRQLEITGKATTDEELEEMLEGGNSAVFTSGIMDSGISKQALSEIEARHKDIVRLESSIKELHDMFVDIAMLVESQGDIVNNIEAQVCKAQDHIAVAKTETKKAIRYQSKARKKKMMITLCCAIIGIVGFSYLYSFFS from the exons ACATGCGACAATGACGATGAGGAAGTGGAAATTGCTATTGACAATGCAGCTTTTATGGATGAGTTCTTCTCTCAG ATTGAGGACATCAGGAACAGTATTGATAAGATTGATGAGAATGTCTCTGAAGTCAAGAAGCTCTACTCAGTCATACTGTCTGCCCCCACATCAGACCAGA AAACGCAGGATGACTTGGAGGCTGTCACCAACGACATCAAGAAGATGGCTAACAATGCCCGCAACAAACTCAAAA CCATCGAGAGGAATCTggagtctgaggaagaggagaggatttCAGCCGACATGCGGATACGCAAATCACAG CATGCAGTGCTGTCCAGGAAGTTTGTAGACGTGATGACCAAGTACAACGAGGCCCAGCTGGACTTCAGGGAGAGGAGTAAAGGACGCATCCAGAGACAGCTAGAGATCA CTGGCAAAGCTACGACAGACGAGGAGCTTGAAGAGATGTTAGAGGGTGGAAACTCGGCCGTTTTCACTTCAGGG ATCATGGACTCCGGGATCTCGAAGCAGGCTCTCAGTGAGATCGAGGCGCGACACAAAGACATTGTGCGTCTGGAGAGCAGCATCAAAGAGCTACATGACATGTTCGTGGACATCGCCATGCTAGTGGAGAGCCAG ggtgACATTGTAAACAATATAGAAGCTCAAGTGTGTAAAGCGCAGGACCACATAGCAGTGGCTAAGACTGAGACCAAAAAAGCCATCAGGTACCAGAGCAAAGCACGCAAG AAGAAGATGATGATCACATTGTGCTGTGCCATTATCGGGATCGTTGGGTTTTCCTATTTGTATAGTTTCTTCTCATAG
- the stx3b gene encoding syntaxin 3b isoform X1 yields the protein MKDRLEQLKATCDNDDEEVEIAIDNAAFMDEFFSQIEDIRNSIDKIDENVSEVKKLYSVILSAPTSDQKTQDDLEAVTNDIKKMANNARNKLKTIERNLESEEEERISADMRIRKSQHAVLSRKFVDVMTKYNEAQLDFRERSKGRIQRQLEITGKATTDEELEEMLEGGNSAVFTSGIMDSGISKQALSEIEARHKDIVRLESSIKELHDMFVDIAMLVESQGDIVNNIEAQVCKAQDHIAVAKTETKKAIRYQSKARKKMVIIVAVLIIVLAIVALIIGLSVGLKEK from the exons ACATGCGACAATGACGATGAGGAAGTGGAAATTGCTATTGACAATGCAGCTTTTATGGATGAGTTCTTCTCTCAG ATTGAGGACATCAGGAACAGTATTGATAAGATTGATGAGAATGTCTCTGAAGTCAAGAAGCTCTACTCAGTCATACTGTCTGCCCCCACATCAGACCAGA AAACGCAGGATGACTTGGAGGCTGTCACCAACGACATCAAGAAGATGGCTAACAATGCCCGCAACAAACTCAAAA CCATCGAGAGGAATCTggagtctgaggaagaggagaggatttCAGCCGACATGCGGATACGCAAATCACAG CATGCAGTGCTGTCCAGGAAGTTTGTAGACGTGATGACCAAGTACAACGAGGCCCAGCTGGACTTCAGGGAGAGGAGTAAAGGACGCATCCAGAGACAGCTAGAGATCA CTGGCAAAGCTACGACAGACGAGGAGCTTGAAGAGATGTTAGAGGGTGGAAACTCGGCCGTTTTCACTTCAGGG ATCATGGACTCCGGGATCTCGAAGCAGGCTCTCAGTGAGATCGAGGCGCGACACAAAGACATTGTGCGTCTGGAGAGCAGCATCAAAGAGCTACATGACATGTTCGTGGACATCGCCATGCTAGTGGAGAGCCAG ggtgACATTGTAAACAATATAGAAGCTCAAGTGTGTAAAGCGCAGGACCACATAGCAGTGGCTAAGACTGAGACCAAAAAAGCCATCAGGTACCAGAGCAAAGCACGCAAG AAAATGGTGATAATAGTAGCAGTTCTGATTATCGTGCTGGCCATAGTGGCTCTGATTATTGGGTTGTCGGTGGGATTGAAGGAGAAATGA
- the stx3b gene encoding syntaxin 3b isoform X3: protein MKDRLEQLKATCDNDDEEVEIAIDNAAFMDEFFSQIEDIRNSIDKIDENVSEVKKLYSVILSAPTSDQKTQDDLEAVTNDIKKMANNARNKLKTIERNLESEEEERISADMRIRKSQHAVLSRKFVDVMTKYNEAQLDFRERSKGRIQRQLEITGKATTDEELEEMLEGGNSAVFTSGIMDSGISKQALSEIEARHKDIVRLESSIKELHDMFVDIAMLVESQGGMIERIESNMDQSVGFVERAVADTKKAAKFQQEARRKKMMITLCCAIIGIVGFSYLYSFFS, encoded by the exons ACATGCGACAATGACGATGAGGAAGTGGAAATTGCTATTGACAATGCAGCTTTTATGGATGAGTTCTTCTCTCAG ATTGAGGACATCAGGAACAGTATTGATAAGATTGATGAGAATGTCTCTGAAGTCAAGAAGCTCTACTCAGTCATACTGTCTGCCCCCACATCAGACCAGA AAACGCAGGATGACTTGGAGGCTGTCACCAACGACATCAAGAAGATGGCTAACAATGCCCGCAACAAACTCAAAA CCATCGAGAGGAATCTggagtctgaggaagaggagaggatttCAGCCGACATGCGGATACGCAAATCACAG CATGCAGTGCTGTCCAGGAAGTTTGTAGACGTGATGACCAAGTACAACGAGGCCCAGCTGGACTTCAGGGAGAGGAGTAAAGGACGCATCCAGAGACAGCTAGAGATCA CTGGCAAAGCTACGACAGACGAGGAGCTTGAAGAGATGTTAGAGGGTGGAAACTCGGCCGTTTTCACTTCAGGG ATCATGGACTCCGGGATCTCGAAGCAGGCTCTCAGTGAGATCGAGGCGCGACACAAAGACATTGTGCGTCTGGAGAGCAGCATCAAAGAGCTACATGACATGTTCGTGGACATCGCCATGCTAGTGGAGAGCCAG GGTGGAATGATTGAAAGGATTGAGAGCAACATGGACCAATCCGTGGGCTTCGTGGAGCGGGCGGTAGCTGACACTAAGAAAGCCGCCAAGTTTCAGCAGGAGGCCCGTCGT AAGAAGATGATGATCACATTGTGCTGTGCCATTATCGGGATCGTTGGGTTTTCCTATTTGTATAGTTTCTTCTCATAG
- the stx3b gene encoding syntaxin 3b isoform X5: protein MKDRLEQLKATCDNDDEEVEIAIDNAAFMDEFFSQIEDIRNSIDKIDENVSEVKKLYSVILSAPTSDQKTQDDLEAVTNDIKKMANNARNKLKTIERNLESEEEERISADMRIRKSQHAVLSRKFVDVMTKYNEAQLDFRERSKGRIQRQLEITGKATTDEELEEMLEGGNSAVFTSGIMDSGISKQALSEIEARHKDIVRLESSIKELHDMFVDIAMLVESQKKMMITLCCAIIGIVGFSYLYSFFS from the exons ACATGCGACAATGACGATGAGGAAGTGGAAATTGCTATTGACAATGCAGCTTTTATGGATGAGTTCTTCTCTCAG ATTGAGGACATCAGGAACAGTATTGATAAGATTGATGAGAATGTCTCTGAAGTCAAGAAGCTCTACTCAGTCATACTGTCTGCCCCCACATCAGACCAGA AAACGCAGGATGACTTGGAGGCTGTCACCAACGACATCAAGAAGATGGCTAACAATGCCCGCAACAAACTCAAAA CCATCGAGAGGAATCTggagtctgaggaagaggagaggatttCAGCCGACATGCGGATACGCAAATCACAG CATGCAGTGCTGTCCAGGAAGTTTGTAGACGTGATGACCAAGTACAACGAGGCCCAGCTGGACTTCAGGGAGAGGAGTAAAGGACGCATCCAGAGACAGCTAGAGATCA CTGGCAAAGCTACGACAGACGAGGAGCTTGAAGAGATGTTAGAGGGTGGAAACTCGGCCGTTTTCACTTCAGGG ATCATGGACTCCGGGATCTCGAAGCAGGCTCTCAGTGAGATCGAGGCGCGACACAAAGACATTGTGCGTCTGGAGAGCAGCATCAAAGAGCTACATGACATGTTCGTGGACATCGCCATGCTAGTGGAGAGCCAG AAGAAGATGATGATCACATTGTGCTGTGCCATTATCGGGATCGTTGGGTTTTCCTATTTGTATAGTTTCTTCTCATAG
- the stx3b gene encoding syntaxin 3b isoform X2, protein MKDRLEQLKATCDNDDEEVEIAIDNAAFMDEFFSQIEDIRNSIDKIDENVSEVKKLYSVILSAPTSDQKTQDDLEAVTNDIKKMANNARNKLKTIERNLESEEEERISADMRIRKSQHAVLSRKFVDVMTKYNEAQLDFRERSKGRIQRQLEITGKATTDEELEEMLEGGNSAVFTSGIMDSGISKQALSEIEARHKDIVRLESSIKELHDMFVDIAMLVESQGDIVNNIEAQVCKAQDHIAVAKTETKKAIRYQSKARKKTIIIAVVCAVLTVLILAIILSQTVG, encoded by the exons ACATGCGACAATGACGATGAGGAAGTGGAAATTGCTATTGACAATGCAGCTTTTATGGATGAGTTCTTCTCTCAG ATTGAGGACATCAGGAACAGTATTGATAAGATTGATGAGAATGTCTCTGAAGTCAAGAAGCTCTACTCAGTCATACTGTCTGCCCCCACATCAGACCAGA AAACGCAGGATGACTTGGAGGCTGTCACCAACGACATCAAGAAGATGGCTAACAATGCCCGCAACAAACTCAAAA CCATCGAGAGGAATCTggagtctgaggaagaggagaggatttCAGCCGACATGCGGATACGCAAATCACAG CATGCAGTGCTGTCCAGGAAGTTTGTAGACGTGATGACCAAGTACAACGAGGCCCAGCTGGACTTCAGGGAGAGGAGTAAAGGACGCATCCAGAGACAGCTAGAGATCA CTGGCAAAGCTACGACAGACGAGGAGCTTGAAGAGATGTTAGAGGGTGGAAACTCGGCCGTTTTCACTTCAGGG ATCATGGACTCCGGGATCTCGAAGCAGGCTCTCAGTGAGATCGAGGCGCGACACAAAGACATTGTGCGTCTGGAGAGCAGCATCAAAGAGCTACATGACATGTTCGTGGACATCGCCATGCTAGTGGAGAGCCAG ggtgACATTGTAAACAATATAGAAGCTCAAGTGTGTAAAGCGCAGGACCACATAGCAGTGGCTAAGACTGAGACCAAAAAAGCCATCAGGTACCAGAGCAAAGCACGCAAG AAGACAATCATTATAGCAGTGGTCTGTGCTGTGCTCACTGTCCTCATCCTCGCCATCATCCTATCACAGACAGTAGGGTAA